Proteins from a single region of Aquipuribacter hungaricus:
- a CDS encoding helix-turn-helix domain-containing protein encodes MSSDSGDDRSFAAKLNHLFATVRPAHGEEASYREVATAIARQGGPTISPSYIYQLRSGIRANPTLRHVQALAKYFGVEVAYFTDDEIAEQTDAQLAMLAAMRDAGVRSIALRAANLSPEALDLVSDMIDLTIKMEGNRRRGRPRSQLARLPTAMDAAVPPAADIQNSGADAAG; translated from the coding sequence GTGAGCAGCGACAGCGGCGACGACCGCTCGTTCGCCGCGAAGCTCAACCACCTCTTCGCGACCGTGCGTCCCGCCCACGGTGAAGAGGCGTCCTACCGCGAGGTAGCGACGGCCATCGCCAGACAGGGCGGGCCGACGATCAGCCCCAGCTACATCTATCAACTTCGCTCGGGGATCCGGGCCAACCCGACGCTCCGCCACGTGCAGGCCTTGGCCAAGTACTTTGGCGTCGAGGTTGCCTACTTCACCGACGACGAGATCGCCGAGCAGACCGACGCACAGCTCGCCATGCTCGCGGCCATGCGGGACGCCGGCGTGCGATCCATCGCGCTCCGCGCCGCGAACCTCTCCCCCGAGGCGCTGGATCTCGTCAGCGACATGATCGACCTGACCATCAAGATGGAAGGCAACCGGCGGCGGGGCCGACCACGCAGTCAACTGGCCCGTCTTCCAACTGCCATGGATGCAGCGGTGCCGCCGGCGGCGGACATTCAGAACTCCGGGGCTGATGCAGCGGGATGA
- a CDS encoding M23 family metallopeptidase, whose translation MRALIGGIAAATLLFGGCVTGVALQPPPAGAACGAPLVLDGGGFPVEPVAGYGPEQLANAAAIVTAGGALGVPARAQVIAVMTAMGESGLRVLDYGDGVGPDSRGVFQQRDNGAWGSYADRMDPATSATNFYRALLAVNGWETLAPTLAAHKTQRNADPYHYERYWPAALEVVAALSGTTTVPGAAGDCTTAPPADLSTDGWIRPAVGPVTSSYGYRIHPITGRRKLHGGTDIGSPCGTPIYAAGPGVVVQAGPAASYGTLVVIDHGSGVLTRYAHMWNEDVLTTVGATLTGGQVIGRVGSNGDSTGCHLHLEVVRAGERIDPEPFLRSLGVTL comes from the coding sequence GTGAGAGCGCTCATCGGGGGCATCGCCGCAGCGACCCTGCTGTTCGGTGGCTGCGTCACAGGGGTCGCGCTGCAACCACCGCCTGCCGGGGCGGCGTGCGGCGCGCCGCTCGTGCTGGACGGAGGCGGCTTCCCGGTCGAGCCGGTCGCCGGCTACGGCCCCGAGCAGCTGGCCAACGCGGCCGCCATCGTCACCGCCGGGGGTGCTCTGGGTGTCCCGGCCCGGGCTCAGGTCATCGCGGTAATGACGGCCATGGGTGAGTCCGGGCTGCGTGTCCTCGACTACGGGGACGGCGTCGGCCCGGACAGCCGGGGCGTGTTCCAGCAGCGCGACAACGGGGCCTGGGGGTCCTACGCCGACCGGATGGACCCCGCGACGTCGGCGACGAACTTCTACCGGGCACTTCTGGCCGTCAACGGCTGGGAGACGCTGGCGCCGACCCTCGCGGCGCACAAGACCCAGCGCAACGCCGACCCGTATCACTACGAGCGGTACTGGCCCGCCGCGCTCGAGGTGGTCGCCGCACTGTCCGGCACGACGACCGTCCCTGGTGCCGCCGGCGACTGCACCACGGCACCACCGGCTGACCTGTCAACCGACGGCTGGATCAGGCCGGCCGTCGGCCCGGTGACCAGCAGCTATGGGTACCGCATCCACCCGATCACGGGCCGACGGAAGCTCCACGGGGGCACCGACATCGGCTCGCCCTGTGGCACCCCGATCTACGCCGCCGGGCCGGGCGTCGTCGTCCAGGCCGGCCCAGCCGCCAGCTACGGCACCCTCGTCGTCATCGACCACGGGAGCGGGGTCCTGACCCGCTACGCCCACATGTGGAACGAGGACGTCTTGACCACCGTCGGTGCGACCCTGACCGGTGGCCAGGTCATCGGTCGAGTAGGCAGCAACGGCGACAGCACCGGCTGCCACCTCCACCTCGAGGTGGTCAGGGCGGGAGAGCGCATCGACCCAGAGCCGTTCCTGAGGTCGCTCGGCGTCACCTTGTGA
- a CDS encoding helix-turn-helix domain-containing protein, with amino-acid sequence MTEIRRLLSGLPTRLTVEQVSQVLAVPPQTIYRWLRDGQIPAYKVGASWVILRDEVCDHLEARHNQVRSAP; translated from the coding sequence GTGACTGAGATCCGACGTCTGCTCTCGGGGCTCCCGACACGGCTCACGGTCGAGCAGGTCAGCCAGGTGCTCGCGGTGCCGCCGCAGACGATCTATCGCTGGCTACGGGACGGGCAGATACCGGCGTACAAGGTCGGTGCGTCCTGGGTGATCCTGCGCGACGAGGTCTGCGACCACCTCGAGGCACGTCACAACCAGGTGAGGTCCGCGCCATGA
- a CDS encoding SCO6880 family protein yields the protein MSMVEQSFQTYEQQARRQRTYGNWRKPTTPGLLGMGSLGTTILFVGLVSLIVAWFVGGYRAAIPTVLGFGVVLGLLAFKDRHQSTTAERAGKWLTWALARRRGLHLYRSGPVSHVPWGTHQLPGLLAASELSEWTDSWGRPFALLRVPSTGHYSVIFATEPDGASLVDPEQVDQWVAQWGAWLASLSSEPGLVGASVTVETAPDSGARLKQEVELQVHPDAPAVALAMLAEVVARYPEGSATIRAWVSLTFSAATRPGARRRSAAEVGRDLASRLTTLSQGLMATGAGGARPVAAQELCEFVRVAYDPAVALTLDEARQQGQVPELRWSDVGPVAAESGWSTYRHDSAVSTTWGMTAPPRGEVFSSVLHGLLNPHADIDRKRVTMLFRPLDPARAARVVDLDKRAADFRATVSDRPTARAMNEQRAAAATAAEEALGAGLLDFAVMVTATVASEDRLPDAVSAIDMLAASSRLQLRPMYGSQDVAFTGTLPLGLMLPSHSALPSSIRGAL from the coding sequence ATGAGCATGGTCGAGCAGAGCTTCCAGACGTACGAGCAGCAGGCTCGACGTCAGCGGACCTACGGCAACTGGCGCAAGCCGACCACGCCCGGCCTGCTGGGCATGGGCTCCCTCGGCACCACGATCCTGTTCGTCGGCCTGGTCTCGCTCATCGTCGCCTGGTTCGTCGGCGGCTACCGGGCCGCGATCCCCACGGTGCTCGGCTTCGGTGTCGTGCTGGGGCTGTTGGCCTTCAAGGATCGGCACCAGAGCACCACGGCGGAGCGGGCGGGCAAGTGGCTCACCTGGGCTCTCGCGCGCCGGCGGGGGCTGCACCTGTACCGCTCGGGCCCGGTGTCGCACGTGCCATGGGGGACCCACCAGCTGCCGGGCCTGCTCGCGGCGTCGGAGCTGAGCGAGTGGACCGACTCGTGGGGCCGCCCCTTCGCCCTGCTGCGGGTGCCCTCGACCGGGCACTACTCCGTCATCTTCGCCACCGAGCCGGACGGGGCGTCGCTGGTTGACCCCGAGCAGGTCGACCAGTGGGTCGCTCAGTGGGGCGCCTGGCTGGCGTCGCTGTCGTCCGAGCCCGGCCTCGTGGGGGCCTCGGTCACGGTGGAGACCGCGCCTGACTCCGGGGCCCGGCTCAAGCAGGAGGTCGAGCTGCAGGTACACCCCGATGCGCCGGCCGTCGCCCTGGCCATGCTGGCGGAGGTGGTGGCCCGCTACCCGGAGGGCTCGGCCACGATCCGGGCGTGGGTGTCGCTGACGTTCAGCGCCGCGACCCGCCCCGGCGCCCGACGTCGGTCGGCGGCCGAGGTCGGCCGTGACCTCGCGTCCCGGCTGACGACCCTGTCGCAGGGGCTGATGGCTACCGGCGCCGGTGGCGCGCGTCCGGTCGCGGCGCAGGAGCTGTGCGAGTTCGTCCGCGTCGCCTACGACCCGGCCGTGGCGCTCACCCTGGACGAGGCCCGCCAGCAGGGCCAGGTGCCCGAGCTGCGCTGGAGCGACGTCGGGCCGGTCGCAGCGGAGTCCGGCTGGTCCACCTACCGCCACGACAGCGCGGTCTCCACGACGTGGGGCATGACGGCACCCCCGCGGGGCGAGGTGTTCAGCTCCGTCCTGCACGGCCTGCTCAACCCCCACGCCGACATCGACCGCAAGCGCGTCACCATGCTGTTCCGACCGCTCGACCCGGCACGGGCGGCGCGGGTCGTCGACCTGGACAAGCGGGCCGCGGACTTCCGCGCCACCGTCAGCGACCGCCCCACCGCTCGAGCCATGAACGAGCAGCGCGCCGCCGCCGCCACCGCGGCCGAGGAGGCCCTGGGTGCGGGGCTGCTGGACTTCGCCGTGATGGTCACGGCCACCGTGGCCAGCGAGGACCGGCTGCCCGACGCCGTCTCCGCGATCGACATGCTCGCCGCCTCCTCCCGGCTGCAGCTGCGTCCCATGTACGGCTCCCAGGACGTCGCCTTCACCGGCACCCTCCCGCTCGGCCTCATGCTCCCCTCGCACTCCGCCCTCCCGTCGTCGATCCGCGGCGCGCTGTGA
- a CDS encoding ATP/GTP-binding protein: MVDPAPEFRGTTVQVCGLYPFAAGTGSPIVGVPLGQNLISGATVGCDPISWFRRANLIANPSAFVLGLPGLGKSTVVRRMALGLAGYGVHPFILGDLKPDYLDLVTAMGGDVLPLGRGRGHLNVLDPGESTAAARRLTGKARDEVLADAHGRRLTIVSALLTIARAAPPTDREEAILDRALRVLDERHDRGVTSSGQVKVPVLGDLVAVIRSAPEDVRQVALDRGDIDRYRTITEGLEASLVALVEGGRFGRVFSEQTTTPMRRDRPVVFDVSAVGDGETDLQAAILLACWSTGFGTINVANALAEAGLEPRRHYFVVLDELWRALRAGRGIVDRVDALTRLNRQRGVGMAMVSHTMSDLLALPTEEDRMKARGFVERAGMVICGGLPAAEIPMLTSAVGMSRAERNLVTSWTTPPAWDSTLGDAGAPPGQGKFLIKVGGRPGIPVQVALTSVEGGLNDTNKKWRDVPATDVVDVDSTGNVSLQTGTPPDLTVDLTETGGPDEDDAASTASTAAEPVRSGP, encoded by the coding sequence ATGGTCGACCCGGCGCCAGAGTTCCGCGGCACCACCGTGCAGGTGTGCGGGCTCTACCCGTTCGCGGCCGGCACGGGCTCACCCATCGTGGGGGTGCCGCTGGGGCAGAACCTCATCAGCGGCGCCACCGTGGGATGCGACCCGATCTCTTGGTTCCGCCGCGCCAACCTCATCGCGAACCCCTCGGCGTTCGTGCTGGGCCTGCCCGGGCTCGGCAAGTCCACCGTCGTCCGGCGGATGGCCCTCGGCCTCGCCGGATACGGCGTGCACCCCTTCATCCTCGGAGACCTCAAGCCGGACTACCTGGACCTGGTCACCGCCATGGGCGGCGACGTCCTGCCGCTGGGCCGAGGTCGCGGGCACCTCAACGTCCTCGACCCCGGCGAGTCCACCGCGGCCGCCCGACGGCTCACCGGCAAGGCCCGCGACGAGGTCCTCGCCGACGCCCACGGCCGCCGCCTCACCATCGTCAGCGCCCTGCTCACCATCGCCCGCGCCGCGCCGCCCACCGACCGGGAGGAAGCCATCCTCGACCGGGCCCTGCGCGTGCTGGACGAACGGCACGACCGTGGTGTCACGAGCAGCGGCCAGGTCAAGGTGCCGGTGCTGGGCGACCTCGTCGCCGTCATCCGGTCCGCACCGGAGGACGTCCGCCAGGTCGCCCTCGACCGCGGCGACATCGACCGCTACCGCACCATCACCGAGGGCCTCGAGGCGTCCCTGGTCGCCCTCGTGGAGGGCGGCCGTTTCGGGCGGGTGTTCTCCGAGCAGACCACCACCCCGATGCGACGCGACCGTCCCGTCGTGTTCGACGTGTCCGCGGTCGGGGACGGGGAGACCGACCTGCAGGCCGCGATCCTCCTCGCGTGCTGGTCGACCGGCTTCGGGACCATCAACGTGGCCAACGCCCTGGCCGAGGCAGGGCTGGAGCCTCGGCGGCACTACTTCGTCGTCCTCGACGAGCTGTGGCGGGCCCTCCGCGCGGGCCGCGGCATCGTCGACCGGGTCGACGCCCTCACACGCCTCAATCGCCAGCGAGGCGTGGGCATGGCCATGGTCTCCCACACCATGAGCGACCTGCTCGCCCTGCCGACCGAGGAAGACCGGATGAAGGCGCGCGGGTTCGTCGAGCGCGCCGGCATGGTCATCTGCGGCGGCCTGCCCGCCGCAGAGATCCCCATGCTGACCTCGGCGGTCGGCATGTCCCGCGCCGAGCGGAACCTGGTCACCAGCTGGACCACCCCCCCGGCATGGGACTCCACCCTCGGCGACGCCGGCGCCCCTCCCGGACAGGGCAAGTTCCTCATCAAGGTGGGCGGTCGCCCCGGCATCCCCGTCCAGGTCGCCCTGACCTCCGTGGAGGGAGGCCTCAACGACACCAACAAGAAGTGGCGCGACGTCCCCGCCACCGACGTCGTCGACGTCGACAGCACCGGCAACGTCAGCCTGCAGACCGGGACACCCCCCGACCTGACCGTCGACCTCACCGAGACCGGCGGGCCGGACGAGGACGACGCCGCGTCGACCGCGTCGACCGCGGCCGAGCCGGTCCGCTCGGGCCCGTGA
- a CDS encoding type IV secretory system conjugative DNA transfer family protein, producing the protein MSASTKRSSTASSGDVVLVWAGVGTAALVTGVVAGSAHLGHRLDGTGTVLPRNPFALLFGVVGGTVPWPQSATHVAAALTALIVVLGVLGSVLWWKHRHHTVGVDRAAPHLARGSSLRPMSRQGATATATRLGVPTPKGASPGLPIGTSLAGQPLFSSWEDNAVDIWGPRTGKTTARAIPAVLAAPGAVLATSNKRDLVDATRGPRADAGPVWVFDPQGIVDEPTTGPGAWWWNPLTYVTDEVKASILADLIASASREPGARTDAFFDSAARELLAGLLLAAAVDSRPLTQVYLWLTDPSEDEPVDLLKAAGYPLPAAAVAGVVNAPEKQRGGVYGTAQQLVSFMTNREAMRWVTRGSTTPGNAFGGAAVGARTEFSPAAFVRDGGTLYSLSKEGRGSAGPLVTALTVAVTEAAEQLAKQSPGGRLPVPMVAVLDEAANVCRWRELPNLYSHYGSRGIVMMTILQSWSQGVEVWGRDGMRKLWSAANVRVYGGGVSEVDFLSELSQLVGDYDLRQLSTSYGGKGGRSTSRSTRRERVLEVSELGSLPRGRALLIASGVPPTLVKTAPWMTGPRAGEVRASIAAHDPTAAQPAVHRIAETVREPIPPTVSGADPVLPAPVTTVDS; encoded by the coding sequence GTGAGCGCGTCGACGAAGCGGTCCTCGACCGCTAGCTCCGGCGACGTGGTGCTGGTGTGGGCGGGGGTGGGCACCGCAGCCCTGGTGACCGGGGTGGTGGCCGGGTCTGCGCACCTGGGGCACCGGCTCGACGGGACCGGCACGGTCCTGCCGCGCAACCCGTTCGCGCTGCTGTTCGGCGTCGTCGGCGGCACCGTCCCGTGGCCGCAGTCGGCCACCCACGTCGCAGCAGCCCTAACGGCACTAATAGTGGTGCTGGGAGTCCTAGGGAGCGTGCTGTGGTGGAAGCACCGCCACCACACGGTCGGAGTCGACCGGGCTGCCCCGCACCTGGCCCGCGGCTCCTCGCTGCGCCCGATGTCCCGCCAGGGCGCCACCGCCACCGCGACGCGGCTCGGGGTGCCGACGCCGAAGGGCGCCAGCCCGGGACTGCCGATCGGCACCTCCTTGGCAGGGCAGCCGCTGTTCTCCTCCTGGGAGGACAACGCCGTCGACATCTGGGGACCCCGCACCGGCAAGACCACCGCCCGCGCCATCCCCGCCGTCCTCGCCGCGCCCGGCGCGGTCCTGGCCACCTCCAACAAGCGGGACCTGGTCGACGCCACCCGCGGCCCCCGCGCCGACGCCGGACCGGTGTGGGTGTTCGACCCCCAGGGCATCGTCGACGAGCCCACGACCGGCCCCGGCGCCTGGTGGTGGAACCCCCTCACCTACGTCACAGACGAGGTCAAGGCCTCGATCCTGGCCGACCTCATCGCCTCCGCCTCACGAGAGCCCGGTGCGCGCACCGACGCGTTCTTCGACTCCGCCGCCCGCGAGCTCCTGGCCGGGCTGCTGCTCGCCGCCGCCGTGGACTCCCGCCCGCTGACGCAGGTGTACCTGTGGCTCACCGACCCCTCCGAGGACGAACCGGTCGACCTGCTCAAGGCCGCGGGCTACCCGCTGCCCGCGGCCGCCGTCGCCGGCGTCGTCAACGCCCCCGAGAAGCAGCGCGGCGGGGTCTACGGCACCGCGCAGCAGCTCGTCTCCTTCATGACCAACCGCGAGGCCATGCGCTGGGTCACCCGCGGCAGCACCACCCCCGGCAACGCCTTCGGTGGGGCAGCGGTGGGCGCCCGGACCGAGTTCTCGCCGGCGGCGTTCGTCCGTGACGGCGGCACCCTGTACTCCCTGTCCAAGGAGGGCCGCGGGTCCGCCGGCCCGCTGGTGACCGCGCTGACGGTCGCGGTCACCGAGGCAGCGGAGCAGCTGGCCAAGCAGTCGCCCGGCGGGCGGTTGCCGGTGCCGATGGTGGCGGTGCTCGACGAGGCAGCGAACGTGTGCCGGTGGCGGGAGCTGCCCAACCTCTACAGCCACTACGGCTCACGCGGCATCGTGATGATGACGATCCTGCAGTCCTGGTCCCAGGGCGTCGAGGTATGGGGCCGCGACGGCATGCGCAAGCTCTGGTCCGCGGCCAACGTCAGGGTCTACGGGGGCGGCGTCTCCGAGGTCGACTTCCTCTCCGAGCTCTCCCAGCTCGTCGGGGACTACGACCTGCGCCAGCTGTCCACCTCCTACGGTGGCAAGGGCGGCCGCTCCACCAGCCGCTCCACCCGCCGCGAACGGGTCCTCGAGGTCTCCGAGCTGGGCTCCCTGCCCCGCGGCCGCGCGCTCCTCATCGCCTCCGGCGTCCCGCCCACCCTCGTCAAGACCGCCCCCTGGATGACCGGACCCCGCGCGGGGGAGGTACGCGCCTCGATCGCCGCCCATGACCCGACTGCTGCTCAACCCGCGGTCCACCGGATCGCCGAGACGGTCAGGGAACCGATCCCGCCCACGGTCAGCGGAGCCGACCCGGTGCTGCCGGCCCCAGTCACGACGGTCGACTCGTGA
- a CDS encoding DUF4913 domain-containing protein produces the protein MTVHPGVDQVVDDVVDALIDELPKDEWAENAPPSDEDHAGVGEADGAPPLYFPNVEVFVRELLAPTYRRSIDGRHRTWCPQWWRHAEGITRLEALWRAWEHLRLDPALGISIWLRDHADPHMAALLNPDGPFKGCSPDRGHGARLDPLPCDDVPAGLF, from the coding sequence GTGACGGTCCACCCGGGCGTGGACCAGGTGGTCGACGACGTCGTCGACGCACTGATCGACGAGCTCCCCAAGGACGAGTGGGCGGAGAATGCCCCCCCGAGCGACGAGGACCACGCCGGCGTCGGCGAGGCCGACGGGGCGCCTCCGCTGTACTTCCCGAACGTGGAGGTCTTCGTCCGCGAGCTCCTGGCCCCCACCTACCGGCGCAGCATCGACGGTCGGCACCGCACCTGGTGCCCGCAGTGGTGGCGTCACGCCGAGGGGATCACGCGCCTGGAGGCGCTGTGGCGGGCCTGGGAACACCTCCGCCTCGACCCCGCCCTCGGCATCAGCATCTGGCTACGCGACCACGCCGACCCCCACATGGCCGCCCTGCTCAACCCCGACGGGCCATTCAAGGGCTGCAGCCCCGACAGAGGGCACGGCGCACGGCTGGACCCGCTCCCGTGCGACGACGTTCCTGCGGGACTCTTCTGA